One window from the genome of Cyclobacterium amurskyense encodes:
- a CDS encoding SusC/RagA family TonB-linked outer membrane protein: MKRKLLNRLVVKPISSLATLSFCLFSGSLMAQQTSLDKNLKNIEQNQLTTASNSNVGKSTLADMFDVTISGTVTDNNGQPIPGATVSVPGTSIGTATDLDGKYTLTVPDNSSVVISFIGFESQTIEVGNQSTIDVTLTMSTQALDEVVVIGYGTQKKKDLTGAVINVQAEEVMKYKPTSVSEILRTTVPGLSVGYSTSAKNVPSFNVRGDASIKADATDEANANRPLIVLDGVIFRGDLAEINPNTIESVDVLKDASAAAVYGSQATNGVVIFTTKRGEYGKPQISFSSRVGLITGARRQQTHKGGEDVLNWLTDMNETITNSITDPWTRFRDYNSIDPQYQDDWLAANGIPGETDPAKIDLARINNFGFWENEIENYQNGISYDWQDFLFHTGVRQDYDVSVSGRNERVSYYYSLGYSNRESVQIGESFETITSRLNLDVNLAEFFTIGANTSFTYQNEGQEAVESGSFRVFSPYDQPWKNGMPQTRENLNDQAAGSNISNPYQDPSWNTRSYSRFMINPTLYASVNLPGNFTLRTDYTPRFDVYKRFDLDEKGNPQRAVDAAERRYNDYFSWQSNTTLNWNKSFGEHRINFTGLYNAERNQRWETRAMTNNFSPTSALGYHAVQLGLNPTMSSYDETNSRTGLMGRVNYAYSDKYNFSASIRRDGYSRFGLQNIYGNFPSVSGAWTISNEDFMQNNSALNYLKLRLSYGVNGNSSGLEDYNAYARLSNGVFLNYDGGYVPTPYTEITRIANPMLSWERTGSFNVGLDFGLFNDRLSGSLDVYQSETRDLLLDQKLPDLSGFESVKTNVGNLQNRGFDLGLNSINVSTANLVWTTAFNVTYRVNKITTLGNAPSETTDSEGNTVMREPDDLQNGWFIGENKDIIWDWELDGVYQLGEEAEAAKYGLFPGDFRFVDQDGDGDIDIDDKVFLGLTNNPWYITLRNDVEYKNFDLGVIFLARLGYKGGTSEPFNNSQQYIKNHNWYDIPYWTPLNGQNDFARINSINLGGGNAWLSQSYVRLQNISVGYSLPQNILEKVKANRVRLAVNIENVAVFTPWIKELGDPESAREMPRTYSFSLDVTF; the protein is encoded by the coding sequence ATGAAAAGAAAACTACTTAATCGACTAGTGGTGAAACCGATATCATCACTAGCGACTTTATCGTTCTGCTTGTTTTCAGGGAGCTTAATGGCTCAGCAAACAAGTTTGGACAAAAACCTAAAAAATATCGAACAAAATCAGCTTACGACTGCCTCCAATTCCAATGTAGGCAAATCGACATTGGCAGATATGTTTGACGTCACGATATCAGGAACAGTTACTGACAACAATGGCCAACCTATTCCAGGAGCCACTGTTTCTGTACCCGGAACATCCATAGGAACAGCAACCGACCTGGATGGTAAATACACCCTTACAGTACCTGATAATTCTTCAGTGGTCATTTCCTTTATAGGTTTTGAGAGTCAAACCATAGAAGTTGGCAACCAATCTACTATAGATGTAACCCTTACCATGAGCACCCAAGCTTTGGATGAAGTGGTTGTTATTGGTTATGGTACCCAAAAGAAGAAAGACCTTACAGGTGCTGTAATCAATGTGCAGGCTGAAGAGGTAATGAAATACAAACCTACCTCTGTTTCTGAAATCTTAAGAACAACAGTACCAGGTTTAAGTGTGGGATATTCCACAAGTGCGAAAAACGTTCCTAGTTTCAATGTTCGTGGAGATGCTTCTATTAAAGCTGACGCAACTGATGAAGCCAATGCGAACCGTCCACTTATTGTACTAGATGGTGTAATATTTAGAGGTGACCTTGCAGAAATCAACCCTAACACCATAGAAAGTGTTGATGTTTTGAAGGATGCGAGTGCTGCCGCCGTTTATGGTTCTCAAGCGACCAATGGTGTAGTAATATTTACCACCAAAAGAGGTGAATATGGCAAACCTCAAATCTCTTTCAGCTCCAGAGTTGGATTAATAACAGGTGCTAGAAGACAACAGACTCACAAAGGTGGTGAAGATGTATTGAATTGGTTAACGGACATGAACGAAACCATTACCAATTCCATTACTGATCCTTGGACAAGATTTAGGGATTATAACAGCATTGATCCTCAGTACCAAGATGATTGGCTTGCTGCCAATGGTATACCAGGTGAAACTGACCCAGCTAAAATCGATTTGGCTAGGATTAATAACTTTGGTTTTTGGGAAAACGAAATTGAGAATTACCAGAATGGTATTTCTTACGACTGGCAAGACTTCTTATTCCACACAGGTGTAAGACAGGATTATGACGTTAGTGTATCAGGAAGAAATGAAAGGGTATCCTATTATTACTCTTTGGGATACAGTAATAGAGAATCTGTTCAAATTGGAGAATCCTTTGAAACAATCACTTCTCGTTTAAATTTGGATGTAAATTTGGCTGAGTTTTTCACCATTGGTGCAAATACTTCCTTTACTTACCAAAACGAAGGACAAGAAGCCGTAGAAAGTGGTAGCTTTAGGGTTTTTTCACCTTATGACCAACCATGGAAGAATGGCATGCCACAAACAAGAGAAAACTTGAATGATCAGGCTGCAGGTTCAAATATTAGTAACCCTTACCAGGATCCATCTTGGAACACAAGAAGCTATTCCAGGTTTATGATTAACCCTACCTTATATGCTTCTGTTAACTTACCAGGAAACTTTACATTAAGAACGGATTACACTCCTCGATTTGATGTTTACAAAAGATTTGACTTGGATGAAAAAGGAAACCCTCAAAGGGCTGTAGATGCGGCTGAAAGAAGGTACAATGATTACTTCTCTTGGCAGTCCAACACTACTTTAAACTGGAACAAATCTTTCGGTGAGCACAGAATCAACTTCACTGGATTATACAATGCAGAAAGAAACCAAAGATGGGAAACCAGAGCAATGACTAACAATTTCTCCCCAACATCTGCACTTGGTTATCACGCAGTACAACTTGGCCTTAATCCTACCATGTCCTCTTATGATGAGACAAACTCTAGAACAGGTTTAATGGGTAGGGTAAATTATGCCTACAGTGATAAATACAATTTCTCTGCTTCCATCAGAAGAGATGGTTACTCTAGATTTGGTTTACAAAACATCTATGGTAATTTCCCTTCAGTATCTGGAGCTTGGACAATTAGCAATGAGGACTTTATGCAAAACAACTCAGCACTTAATTACTTAAAGTTAAGATTGAGTTATGGGGTTAACGGAAACAGTAGTGGATTGGAAGACTACAATGCTTATGCAAGATTGAGTAATGGTGTATTTTTGAATTATGATGGAGGATATGTACCTACACCTTATACAGAGATCACTAGAATAGCTAACCCTATGTTATCATGGGAACGTACCGGATCTTTTAACGTAGGTTTGGATTTTGGTCTTTTCAATGATAGACTAAGCGGTTCCTTAGATGTATACCAGTCAGAAACAAGAGATTTATTGTTGGATCAAAAACTACCTGATTTATCAGGATTTGAATCAGTTAAAACCAATGTAGGGAATTTACAGAACAGAGGTTTTGATTTGGGATTAAACTCAATCAATGTATCTACTGCTAACCTTGTGTGGACTACTGCCTTTAACGTCACTTATAGAGTGAATAAAATCACCACTTTAGGAAATGCTCCTTCTGAGACAACCGACAGTGAAGGAAATACAGTAATGAGAGAGCCTGATGATTTACAAAACGGATGGTTTATTGGTGAAAACAAAGACATCATTTGGGATTGGGAATTAGATGGGGTTTACCAATTGGGAGAAGAAGCAGAAGCTGCTAAATATGGCCTATTCCCCGGAGACTTCAGGTTTGTGGATCAAGATGGTGATGGAGACATTGACATTGATGACAAAGTATTCTTAGGCTTAACCAATAACCCTTGGTACATCACTTTAAGAAATGATGTAGAATATAAGAACTTTGATTTAGGTGTAATATTCCTAGCTAGATTGGGATACAAAGGAGGTACTTCTGAACCTTTTAACAATTCTCAACAATATATCAAAAACCACAACTGGTACGATATTCCTTACTGGACTCCGCTTAACGGACAAAATGATTTTGCCAGAATTAACTCAATCAATTTGGGTGGTGGTAATGCATGGTTGAGTCAGTCTTATGTAAGGCTTCAAAATATTTCAGTAGGTTATAGTTTGCCTCAAAATATTTTGGAAAAAGTCAAAGCGAATAGGGTAAGACTAGCCGTTAACATTGAAAATGTGGCTGTCTTCACTCCATGGATTAAGGAATTAGGCGATCCAGAATCTGCTAGAGAAATGCCAAGAACTTATTCATTTAGTTTGGATGTAACTTTCTAA